One Maribacter sp. HTCC2170 genomic window, GGTGCGCAGAAACAGCAAAATCTGTCTTTGCGGACAAAACTTCTAAATGAGGCACCAACTGACTTGCCCCAAGGGCACAGTTAAATCCTACTGACAAGATTGGGATATGGGAAATCGAAATCAAAAATGCTTCGGCTGTTTGTCCTGACAAGGTTCTTCCGGAGGCATCGGTAATAGTACCGCTCACCATAATCGGAATATCCATATTTCGCTCTTCCTTCACTTCCTCAATAGCAAAAAGTGCAGCCTTTGCATTCAACGTATCAAAAATTGTTTCGACCAAAAGTAAATCGACCCCTCCATCAATTAGAGCCTCAACTTGTTGTTTATAAGCAATTCTTAGTTCATCAAATGAAACCGCCCTAAATCCTGGGTCATTGACATCTGGTGACATACTAGCTGTTTTATTGGTTGGACCAATACTCCCTGCTACAAATCTTGGTTTGTCCGGGTTCTTAACAGTAAACTCATCAGCGACTTTTCGGGCAATCCTTGCTGATTCATAATTCAGCTCGTAGACCAACTCCTCCATCTGGTAATCTGCCATCGCGATTGTTGTTCCAGAAAAAGTATTCGTCTCAATAATATCGGCACCAGCCTCTAAATACTTCGCATGAATTATAGCAATGGCCTCAGGCTGTGTTAACGACAATAAATCATTATTACCCTGTAATGACAGTGGCCATTCTTTAAAACGCTCTCCCCTAAAATCCTCTTCCGTAAATTTATACCGTTGAAGCATGGTGCCCGTGGCACCATCAAGTATCAATACACGTTCTTTTAATATGTCTTTTATCTCTTTCATTCTTAATTCAAAACCATGTGAATTATATAGTCAATAGACTATGGTTTAAAACTGTTAAAAAATGTATCAAGATTGGATGAAAGAAAGACCTTCTTTTTCTCTGTTATCTTTCACGCCATAGGCGTAATAGAATGTAGCACCTACTTTAAAGTAAAGGGTTGCCAAGGTTTCATTGGGTCTAGTCCCTCCGCCTTTCTTGATAACGGTTTCAGTATTGTTTATGAACTGGTTGCAAAGAAACGGCACAGTTACTTTAAATGCAAGGAATAGCCGAAGATTTAGGTAATCCAATAAACATTACTCGTCGGAATTTACCAACGACCTAGTCAACCTGTTCATTTTATCCACCTTTTGCCCGAAGTCATCTTTTAGCCTTTTCCTATAACTATTAAGATTCCTTACCATTTCATCTATATCCTCTGGGATTACTTCCTCAAAAAATTGGCGCAGTCTTTTTGCCGTTGTTGGGGATTGACCATTGGTTGATATTGCAATTTTGACATTACCCTTTGTTACAATACCCCCCATGTAGAAATCACAGTATGGCGGATTGTCGGCCACATTTACTAATTTATCCTGCTGCCTACAATCTTTGTACACCTTAAGATTAACATTTGGATTATCAGTTGTTGCCACAACTAGGTGCATGCCATCTAAGTGCCTTTTATGATAGGTCTCTTTTATTAATACAGCCTCAAACTTTTTGGCCAAAATTAAAGTTTCATCTCTGAACATTGGTGATACTATGGTAATATTTGCATCTGGACTCGACTTAGTCAAAAACCGTAATTTTTCTTCTGCAACCTCACCCCCACCGATAATCAAAATTGTCAACTTTGAAGTCTTCAAAAAAATTGGGTATAGATTGTTCCTTTCCATTATCAATGTGTTACTTCCAATTCAGAATATTGTTTTTGAACTTCAAAAATCCGTTCTCTATGTTGCACAACTTCGCCAATAATTATAATAGCTGGGTTTGCCAGTTCTTGTCGCTTAACTATAGTCTCTATTGTACCAATTGTCCCTACACCAACTTTCTCATTTTTCCGCGTGCCATTTTGGATGATGGCTATTGGTGTTTCTGATTTCCCTTCTTGTTTGAATAAATCAACAATTGCAGTTAATTTACTCATCCCCATTAGAATTACTACAGTAGCGTTTGATTTGGCTGCCAAGTGAACATCTTTGGATAAATTATGGTCCTTAGTTGTCCCTGTTATCACCCAAAAACTTTCTGCAGCACCTCTTTTAGTTACTGGAATTTGCTGGGCTGCCGGCACTGATACCGATGATGAAATACCTGGCACCATAGCAACTTCCAACCCATGGGCGGCTGCATATTCCATTTCTTCTGCCCCTCTACCAAAAACGAATGGATCACCACCCTTTAATCTAACAACATGGCCATGCGACTTAGCTCTTTTGACAATCAACTCATTTATTTGTTCTTGCTGATAAGCGTAGCAACCTCTGCGCTTACCGACAAATATGTGTTCTGCTTGGGGAGCATAACCCAATAACTCTTTATCAACCAAAGCATCATATAAAACAACGACAGCATTTGATAAGGCTTTTACACCCTTCAAAGTGATTAAGTCCACATCTCCTGGGCCAGCCCCAACTACCGTTAATTTAGGTTCTTTATACATTGACCAAGTCCAATTTTCTATAAGCGTCAACACTTTCAAGAAAGTATTTTGCATCCTCTAAATAGCTTTTTGCAAATTCAGAAGTTGGCTCATTTTTCTTTATTTGTAAAACCAATTCAGAAAATTCACTTTTAAGTTCAATTCTCTTTGAATCCACGAATATTTTATCAAAATCTTTTATAATACTCGAATGGGTATTGGTTTTTGTTTTTTCCGCAGTCAATAGAGCCTTTGCTGAATTAACCATTGCAGCATATGAATGATATATACTTGCAGCCCATTTACCCTGCCCATAACTGGAAGAAGCATTTTGCACTTTCTCCTCGCTCTCATATAACAAGGTGGCTATTAGGTCAATAACTACGCCCGCGCATTCTCCTATTCCTATAGCTTTCTGGTATTTTTCCTTTGCCCCCCAATCAATAAAATCTTCTTGGGTAAGATTATCCAATGCTCCCAATGGCTTGAGTAAATTGTAGAAGTAGGGCTCTCCCTTTTTTTCGTAATAGGAAGCATATGACAAACCCTCTCCATTTGCATCATAATCATTCAAAACCAACCGTAATGCTTCTGGTCCTCTTCTGCTTGGCACCTTTATCACTTTGTCAGCAAACAGTCCACGTCCATTTCCTAAGTTACCACCACCTAAAAGTACTTGTAAGGCAGGGGCAACCAATTTGTCTTTTGTTCTAATTGACATGCCCTGAAAACCAATATTGGCCATACTGTGCTGACCACATGCATTCATACATCCGCTTATTTTAATAACCACATCAGGGTTATTTATATAATGTGGAAACTCTGCTTTAATTACTCTTTCCAATTCTTGTGCAATACCTGTACTACTGGCAATACCAAGATTACACGTATCTGTACCCGGGCATGCGGTTATATCCAATGCCTTATTATATCCAGGATTGGCAAAACCCAACTTCTCCAATTCCGCATAAAAGAAAGGAATCAATTCTTCTTTTACATAGGGAACAAGGATATTCTGGCGAAGCGACAATCGTATTTCACCCGCGGCATAATTCTTAACCAAATCGGCAAGTAATCGAGCTTTGTCCGTATAAAAATCGCCCAACAAAACTTTGATTCCGATAGCTACATACCCATCTTGTTTTTGAGGAATCACATTCGTTGACTTCCATTGCTCAAAGGTCTTTTGATCAATAATATCAACCTTTGGAATAGCGACATTCACAATATTAACTTTAGGGTATGATTCAAAATCTATTATGTATTGCTTAAAAGGAACAGCAACCTGTTCTTCATCAATTAGTTTTTTGAAACCATCCAATCCAAGATCCTTGAGTAAAAATTTCAATCGTGCTTTTGCTCTACTCTTGCGCTCCCCGTATCGGTCAAAAACGCGAACAACAGCCTCCATTTTTGGTATTATTTTATCAGCTTCCAAAAAATCATAAAGTACATCTGCATGCCGCGGTTGCGAACCTAAACCACCTGCTAGCATTACTTTGAAACCTCTTACCCCATTTTGGATTTTGGCAATAAAACCAATATCATGCATATAAGACAAACCAGTATCGGCATCACTTGCTGAAAAAGACACTTTGAACTTTCGACCCATTTCTTGACCCACCGGATTTCGCAGAAAGTACTCAAATACTGCTTGGGCATAAGGCGAAACATCAAAAGGTTCATCCATATCTACACCGGCTGTTTCACTTGCAGTAACGTTCCTTACCGTATTACCACATGCTTCTCGCAATGTAACCTCATCTTTCTCTAATTGCGCCCAAAGCTCAGGCGTTCTATCCAAATCAACATAGTGTATTTGAATATCCTGTCTGGTGGTAATGTGTAATCGCCCTGTGGAATACTCATCTGACACATCACATATTCGCTTAAGCTGTTTGGAAGTTACTTTACCATAGGGCAACTTAATACGAATCATCTGAACACCAAATTGACGTTGCCCATAAACACCACGAGCCAATCGAAGACTTCTGAATTTCTCTTCATCTAAATTGCCTTCTTTAAATTGGCGGATTTTAGCTTCTAATTCAATGATATCCTTTTCAACAATCGGATTCTCTATTTCTGTTCTAAAACTTTTCATGATAATTTTTTAAATCAACATTATCCTATTATATCTATCTATTTAATAGATTATTTAAAACAATTGTTATATGCTATAATTTGATAAAAAGAGTTTAACTAATAAACCCTGCCCCTACTGTATTGTTAGATTGTGTATCAATTAAAATAAATGACCCATTTGTCCTATGATTCTTGAAAGCATCAAAGAAAATAGGTTTATTCAATTTAAAAGACACTCTAGCTATATCATTGATCTTCAATGAATCTACATTTTCTTCAATACCAGAATAATCAGGATTGATTTTATGATGGATGGCATCTACCTTTGCCAACACCTTATTTACACCATGTTGTAACACATACTTCCCTCCTGTATTGAGAGTTTTGGCATCCATCCACGAAATTGTAGCAGTGAATTGTTTGTCTATTGTTGGTAGGTCATTAGCCTTTACGAGCATATCGCCACGACTGACATTAATCTCATCTTCCAAAGTAATAGTAACCGATGATCGTCTTGATGCTGTTTGACATTTCTCATCATAAAAATAAATGTCTTTTATTATTGATTTGGTCTGGGATGGCAAAGCTACCACTTCGTCCCCCACACTTAATTGCCCGCCATAAACCTTGCCTGCAAAGCCTCTGAAATCATGAAAATCTTCAGTTTTAGGTCTAATAACATATTGAACAGGAAATCTTGGCGTACCAATATTGAAAATATCCTTTTTATCTAATTTCTCTAGATGGTCCAATAAGGAATCACCCTGATACCAAGGCATGTTTTCTGAAGTGTTGACCACGTTGTCTCCTTTTAGGGCACTAACAGGAATAAAGGAAATATTTTGATCTTGATAATCCCGTTTACTCATCAAGGCTTCAAAATCTGTTTTTATAGCATTATAGGTTGACTCCGAATAATCAACAAGATCCATTTTGTTTATCGCAACTATTACATCTTTAATCCGCAATAGATTATTAATAAAGAAATGACGATTGGTTTGCTCAATTACTCCTTTTCTTGCATCGATCAAAATAATTGCCGCCTGTGAAGTCGAAGCTCCAGTCACCATGTTTCTTGTGTATTCTACATGACCTGGAGTATCAGCAATGATATAACTTTTATTGGGTGTGGAGAAGTAAATATGGGCTACATCTATGGTAATACCCTGTTCTCGCTCTGCCACTAACCCATCTGTCGCTAAAGAAAAATCTAAATAATCATAACCTTTCTGCTTACTGGTTTTTTCAATGGCTTCTAACTTATCGGTAGTAAGTGATTTTGTATCATATAGAATTCTACCAATCAAAGTGCTTTTTCCGTCATCTACACTACCCGCCGTTGCTATTTTTAGTACTTCCATCCTATTTTGCTATTTGCCTTTAGCTATTAGCCGTTGGCTGAATTTTATTAATTTGTTAAGCTAATGGCCATTGCCAAAAGCAAATTTTTATTGTGAAAAATTTAAAAATATCCTTGTTGCTTTCTTTTTTCCATGGCTGCCTCAGAGCGCTTATCATCTATCCTTGCACCTCTTTCTGAAATGGTAGATTCCCTTATTTCTTGGACCACACTGGCAATATCGGCAGCCTCAGAAAATACTGCCGCGGTACAGCTCATATCTCCTACAGTTCTAAAACGAACCATTTTTTCCAATACTTCTTCATGATCCTCTTGGAATACATAATCAGAATGCGACCAAATCAATCCGTCACGCAGGAATATCTTTCTTTTATGGGCAAAGTATATAGAGGGTATTTCAATTTCTTCTTTTTCTATGTAAGACCAAACGTCTAATTCTGTCCAATTGGAAATTGGAAAAACCCTTACATTTTGACCCAATTCTATTTGTCCGTT contains:
- a CDS encoding homocysteine S-methyltransferase family protein, with translation MKEIKDILKERVLILDGATGTMLQRYKFTEEDFRGERFKEWPLSLQGNNDLLSLTQPEAIAIIHAKYLEAGADIIETNTFSGTTIAMADYQMEELVYELNYESARIARKVADEFTVKNPDKPRFVAGSIGPTNKTASMSPDVNDPGFRAVSFDELRIAYKQQVEALIDGGVDLLLVETIFDTLNAKAALFAIEEVKEERNMDIPIMVSGTITDASGRTLSGQTAEAFLISISHIPILSVGFNCALGASQLVPHLEVLSAKTDFAVSAHPNAGLPNAFGEYDETPEQMASQIKEYLEKGLVNIVGGCCGTTPEHISAMADLVKDFEPRNSL
- a CDS encoding bifunctional precorrin-2 dehydrogenase/sirohydrochlorin ferrochelatase; this translates as MERNNLYPIFLKTSKLTILIIGGGEVAEEKLRFLTKSSPDANITIVSPMFRDETLILAKKFEAVLIKETYHKRHLDGMHLVVATTDNPNVNLKVYKDCRQQDKLVNVADNPPYCDFYMGGIVTKGNVKIAISTNGQSPTTAKRLRQFFEEVIPEDIDEMVRNLNSYRKRLKDDFGQKVDKMNRLTRSLVNSDE
- the cobA gene encoding uroporphyrinogen-III C-methyltransferase, which codes for MYKEPKLTVVGAGPGDVDLITLKGVKALSNAVVVLYDALVDKELLGYAPQAEHIFVGKRRGCYAYQQEQINELIVKRAKSHGHVVRLKGGDPFVFGRGAEEMEYAAAHGLEVAMVPGISSSVSVPAAQQIPVTKRGAAESFWVITGTTKDHNLSKDVHLAAKSNATVVILMGMSKLTAIVDLFKQEGKSETPIAIIQNGTRKNEKVGVGTIGTIETIVKRQELANPAIIIIGEVVQHRERIFEVQKQYSELEVTH
- a CDS encoding HEPN domain-containing protein, with the translated sequence MKSFRTEIENPIVEKDIIELEAKIRQFKEGNLDEEKFRSLRLARGVYGQRQFGVQMIRIKLPYGKVTSKQLKRICDVSDEYSTGRLHITTRQDIQIHYVDLDRTPELWAQLEKDEVTLREACGNTVRNVTASETAGVDMDEPFDVSPYAQAVFEYFLRNPVGQEMGRKFKVSFSASDADTGLSYMHDIGFIAKIQNGVRGFKVMLAGGLGSQPRHADVLYDFLEADKIIPKMEAVVRVFDRYGERKSRAKARLKFLLKDLGLDGFKKLIDEEQVAVPFKQYIIDFESYPKVNIVNVAIPKVDIIDQKTFEQWKSTNVIPQKQDGYVAIGIKVLLGDFYTDKARLLADLVKNYAAGEIRLSLRQNILVPYVKEELIPFFYAELEKLGFANPGYNKALDITACPGTDTCNLGIASSTGIAQELERVIKAEFPHYINNPDVVIKISGCMNACGQHSMANIGFQGMSIRTKDKLVAPALQVLLGGGNLGNGRGLFADKVIKVPSRRGPEALRLVLNDYDANGEGLSYASYYEKKGEPYFYNLLKPLGALDNLTQEDFIDWGAKEKYQKAIGIGECAGVVIDLIATLLYESEEKVQNASSSYGQGKWAASIYHSYAAMVNSAKALLTAEKTKTNTHSSIIKDFDKIFVDSKRIELKSEFSELVLQIKKNEPTSEFAKSYLEDAKYFLESVDAYRKLDLVNV
- a CDS encoding sulfate adenylyltransferase subunit 1 — its product is MEVLKIATAGSVDDGKSTLIGRILYDTKSLTTDKLEAIEKTSKQKGYDYLDFSLATDGLVAEREQGITIDVAHIYFSTPNKSYIIADTPGHVEYTRNMVTGASTSQAAIILIDARKGVIEQTNRHFFINNLLRIKDVIVAINKMDLVDYSESTYNAIKTDFEALMSKRDYQDQNISFIPVSALKGDNVVNTSENMPWYQGDSLLDHLEKLDKKDIFNIGTPRFPVQYVIRPKTEDFHDFRGFAGKVYGGQLSVGDEVVALPSQTKSIIKDIYFYDEKCQTASRRSSVTITLEDEINVSRGDMLVKANDLPTIDKQFTATISWMDAKTLNTGGKYVLQHGVNKVLAKVDAIHHKINPDYSGIEENVDSLKINDIARVSFKLNKPIFFDAFKNHRTNGSFILIDTQSNNTVGAGFIS